ccactgaccagcaggctagtgattgctttgcaaaacttgcagttagccactgattccttccaaaccactcattgttgaatttgcgatatccaacttgttgtgtaatgtttatgtccaatggccgaagagcaccgatacattttatctataatttctcttcatatgacaaggattgaaaaggatttgccagtagattgtcgacttgattcatgatgatgactgcttgctagctaagattttgaaagtatgatgttgacatgatctgtccaatcaaagctgcagttgatataatgtgatttgacgtaattttatctgtggccaataacCTTGAggcttcttggatgggcacttctaatgtaaatctatggctgCACCCAGGGGCTTGAATTGTCGAGCTCTACCTGTCATTTTtgtggtgacgtagtgtccccatgagtgacagaacactgagccaatcacggaaCAACCAGAGAACATTACTAACCCCTAAGCTCCGTATtatctgctggctgccccacaACCATAGAAAGCACAGCTAGACTGAAACACctacattttggagctgccttacaaaagaaagcaaaaaagagaccatgtttgtatacaGCTTAATTAAGTAAAAtatgttttttacattgtttgaaaacagatatgtgacacatattaatgccaaaatatcaTGCAAAACAGGAAAAAAATAGAGGCAAAACCTGCCCTGattgacgggtcgccactggttaaggttaggagttagtttaaagggttaaggttagggttaggggaagggttagttaaaatgctaaagttgtctgtgatgagattcaaacaagCAACTTTGGCTTGCTAGACGTTCGCGTTATACGCCCAACCCGACCAGCCACCCTCATTTAGTTTTAGCCTCATGTAACcctctgtcttatgtaaccataccaaacataatatatcatagtaatttgagtgtcccggatttaaatttactatgttacgtctagtctatgagaccaggctggattTTGAAGTAGCATGGTTTTCTAAGATAaaagcaaaaataaaatattacgGAAGTGAAACTTTTGAAATGAATTGTGGGACAGTGTTAAAAATGGTGATTTAACTTGATTACTGAAACGATGACGATTGAAAACCATGCTTTAAAATACATGTTTGAAACTGACCTTTTTGTTGTCTGCCTCTGCCTTTTCTGTGCCTACTTATCCCAGACGTATCACCTGTCACGTTCCACATTGTGACATGTATACCATTCACAGAAGCAAGTGTATTTTTGAGCATCCTTCCTCTAAAGCTACAGGAAATGTGTACAACACGACCACATCTGAACATGTTTCTGCAGCCAACATAAAAAAAGTCCTGTACCATCTCTCAGATTTGAAGATGGAAACACCTTGCCTCGTATTACCAAATGTTTATGTAAGATAAGGCTTCATCTGAGAGGAACAGAAATGGTTTAGCTGTGGTAGCATTGTCAGATTTACAAGAAGTCTATTTATGGTATATTGAAACTCTTTTATACACAGTCCCCTCCTTCTAGCAGTGTAGGAGAAGTGAGATACCACAACAACACTTATCACCAACCTATAGCAGGCATGTGGGGGCTGTGACATTTCAATAAACCTTTTCAATGACCAAGTGAACATCCTCAATTCTAAAGGAACAAGAAACGTGCTGGCAAAGGTAAAGGTCCAGAGGTATAGAACAGAGCACACTTAGTGTTAAGTACAGTAAATgcccatattgaacttccatTGGAAGGCCGACAGGATGCCTGGAGGAGACGCTGTCTACACAGTGCTGGAGGTGCTGATCGCTGTCGCCTGCTGTCTGGGAAATGTCCTGGTGATCTGGGCAGTGTGGTCGAGCAGCAACCTCCGGCAGCCCACCTTCTGTTTTTTGGTCTCACTGGCTGCAGCTGACTTCCTTGTAGGTTCTGTGGCTGTGCCGCTGGCTGTGCTGGTGGATGGACGGGTGTGCACCTCGTTCAATGTATGTCTCTTCATAAGCTGTGTGGTCATCATGTTGACAATGACTTCAGTCATGTCTCTGCTAGCCATCTCTGTGGACAGATTCCTACGCGTCTTCATCCCTCTCAGGTGAGCGTGcatgcatatacagtacatacacacagcttTAAAAAATGGTTGTCATGTCAGATGAACAGATTCTCTGCTTCAACAGGTACAAgaggacagtgacagagaggagatctTGGGTGGTGGTGGCAATATGTTGGTTTGTTGCCTTCATGTTGAGCTTCCCACCCATGTTTGGGTGGTACAACCGTGACACCTTGTCTCACTCAGGGAACTCAACCACCATCATCTGCCGTTTCCTGGCTGTGATTCCCATGTCATACCTGGTTTACTTTGTATTCCTCCTCTGCACCCTCACTCCGTTGCTTGTCATGGCTGTCCTATACTGCTACATCTTCTGTAGCATCCAGAGGAACttgagagagaaggtggggagcgGTGCCCAGTCCCACACCTACTTCAGGAAGGAGAGGAGCCTGGCCCGATCCCTGACTCTGGTCCTGGTGCTCTTCGCCTTTTGCTGGCTCCCTCTGGACATCATGAACTGTGTTGCCTACTTTGGTAACCCATCAGAAATACCCCAACAGGCCTTCTACGTGGGCATCCTCCTCTCCCATGGCAATTCAGCTGTCAACCCAATCGTTTATGCCTTCAGCATCCACAAGATCCAGGAAGCGTACCTGAGGATATGGAGGAAGGTCTTTGTATGTCGAGGTGACAGGCAGGGCTCTTAGAGCAACCACACCACTGAAAAAAATATTAGCAGCAACCCTGACAGTGCGACCAGAAATACTGATGCAGATGCTATCAGTGTTGTGAAAATCAGCACAGTTGAAGGTGCAGAATGTTAATGGTGTAGGAAGACAACAAAAATGATTGTCGTTTAGCTTTTTATATCTTTGGCAAAGTGCATCAAGACCTAAGAACCTGAATAGAAAGGGAAAACTAGGGTGTTACATTTCACATTTGTTGAATAAAACTGAGGGTTAATAAATACACAGAGATGGTTGCAAAGATGTCAAGTAAGAGGGCTCTTTTTCGGTTTCATTTTACTCATCAATTTCCTCTAAAGACTCTCGTTTCTTGAATGTATtgaattttaaatgttttttttctgtatgATCAAATTGGCAAGAAATGGAAATAACATGATTTATATGGAAGTTTCCTATTAATATGTAGATGTCTAATCTGAAAATGTAAATGTGAATGTGGATTGGGCATATGAAACAAGGAAATAAAAATTGCAATCTCATTCAATGATTTGTCTGCTTCAGCAATAaatgataagagtgtctgctaaattagtcaaaaataaaataaaaacatctgtaAAACCCATGGGACTAAATGGGACTAAAGCGGTTTTTTTTCGTTGTGACTAAAGCAGGATTTTTCATTCTTTAAAAAGAGAAGAAGCAAAAAAAATTGATGTTAAATTAAAGGGATCGTTGTGTCAAAACATAGGCCCCTCATTAAGCTATGACGCGAAAAAAATAGAATCTTCCACAGAAGGTGTGTGGATGATAATGCAGTTGAGATCGTGCTGCTTCTAGTCTTCTAAAATCCTATTGGTATTACGTTTTCAATGCCATTGTTTTATTGCTGGCTCCCTCAGAACAAAAATACAATATTATATATGTTAACTCACTGTTTTTCACATTTTACCATTGGAACACATTAATCCAGTCTACGACCCTCTTCTCTGTATCGATGTGCATTACAGCAGTCATAATGGGATAGCTAGCATTGTGTACTGTAGCTACATATCTGTACTAAGTACTAATGGGTTGTTGGAGGCATCCTACAAAGTTTGGTGAGTATGTGGAGAACATTAAACTCAGTTGGTTACCGGTAATGGGATCTCTTCACCACAGCCACATAATCCCCTGCGGAACCTGACCTGGCGAACCTCTGCAtggtaaaatcaaatcaaatgtatttgtcacatacacatggttagaagatgttaatgcgagtgtagcgaaatgcttgtgcttctagttccgacaatgcagtaatgacCAACgagtaatataacctaacaattccaaaactactaccttatacacacaagtgtaaagggataaagaatatgtacataaagatatatgaatgagtgatggtacagaacggcataggcaagatgcagtagatggtatcgagtacagtatatacatatgagatgagtaatatagggtatgtaaacaaagtggcatagtttaaagtggctagtgatgcatgtattacataaagatgcagtagatgatatagagtacagtatatacatatacatatgagatgagtaatgtagggtatgtaaacattatattaagtagcattgtttaaagtggctagcgatatattttacatcaattcccatcaattcccattattaaagtggctggagttgagtcagtgtgttggcagcagccactcaatgttagtggtggctgtttaatagtctgatggccttgagatagaagctgtttttcagtctctcggcccctgctttgatgcacctgtactgacctcgccttctggatgatagctgttgtaactttaatgtgttacaaagttaatgtttaagttaattcattgagctgtatctaaagatatttctttacaggtatttacatatgtaattgtattggttagtattgaattacgcttttgactgcaagttccagaatgccttgcgacaggaatgagagagataacGTGCCAGTTATGTCCAGGTGCAAGGTGATTAATCTGATTTTCCgctagcatcttacctgcattgctttGTAGAATCTAAAGTTGTTAAATGCAACGTGAACAAGTATTATTACTAAAAGAAGCTTTcatatcaaacccgacgtcccgagtcattactttgaAGACAGTTAAtctaaacaggcagtggctctgtgaacaggcagtggctcgggtggttgttgtccttgatgatctttatggacttcctgtgacatcgggtggtgtaggtgtcctggagggcatgtagttttcccccggtgatgcattgtgcagacctaccctctggagagccttacggttgtgggcgtagcagttgccgtaccaggcggtgatatagcccgacaggatgctctcgattatgcatctgtagaagtttgtgagtgcttttggtgacaagccgaatttcttcagcctcctgaggttgaagaggcgctgctgcgccttcttcacgacgctgtctgtgtgggtggaccaattcagtttgtccgtgatgtgtacgccgaggaacttaaaacttactaccctctccactactgtcccatcgatgtggataggggggcgctccctctgctgtttcctgaagtccacaatcatctcctttgttttgttgacgttgagtgtgaggttattttcctgacaccacactccgagggccctcacctcctccctgtaggccgtctcgtcattgttggtaatctgTAGTtttgtccgcaaacttgatgattgagttagaggcgtgcatggccacgcagtcgtgggtgaacagggagtacaggagagggctcagaaagcacccttgtggggccccagtgtagaggatcagtggggtgaagatgttgttacctaccctcaccacctgggggcggcccatcaggaagtccagtacccagttgcacaggacggggtcgagacccagggttgaTGAcgtgtttggagggtactatggcgttaaatgctgagctgtagtcgatgaacagcattcccacataggtattcctcttgtccagatgggttaggacagtgtccagtgtggttgagattgcgtcgtctgtggacctatttgggcggtaagcaaattggagtgggtctagggtgtcaggtagggtggaggtgatatggtccttgattagtctctcaaagcacttcatgatgacggaagtgagtgctacggggcggtagtcgtttagcttagttaccttagctttcttgggaacagggacaatgctgaccctcttgaagcatgtgggaacagcagactgggataaggattgattgaatatgtccgtaaacacaccagccagctggtctgcgcatgctctgaggacgcggcacgggatgccgtctgggcctgcagccttgcgagggttaagacatttaaatgttttactcacgtcagctgcagtgaaggagagcccgcaggttttggttgcgggccgtgtcagtggcactgtattgtcctcaaagcgggcaaaaaagtcatttagtctgtctgggaggaagtcatcctggtccgtgacggggctggttttctttttgtaatccgtgattgactgtagaccctgccacatacctcttatGTGTGAGCCGTTGatttgtgactctactttgtctctatactgacgcttagcttgtttgattgccttgcggagggaatagctacactgtttgtattcggtcatgtttccggtcatcttgccctggttaaaagcagtggttcgcgctttcagtttcacgcgaatgctgccatcaatccacgatttctggtttgggaatgttttaatcgttgctatgggaacgacatcgtcaatgcactttctaatgaactcactcaccgaatcagcgtaatcgtcaatgttgttgttggaagcaatgcggaacatatcccagaccaagtgatcgaagcagtcttgaagcttggaatcagattggtcggaccagctttgaacagacctgagcgcgggagcttcttgttttagtttctgtctgtaggcagggagcaacaaaatggagtcgtggtcagcttttccgaaaggagggcgggggagggccttatatgctttgctgaagttagaatagcaacgatccaaggttttaccagccctggttgcacaatcgatatgctgatacaatttagggaatcttagccttgttaaaatccccagctacaatgaatgcagcctcaggatatgtggtttcctgtttgcaaagagtcaaataaagttcattcagggccatcgatgtgtctgctttggggggaatatatacggctgtgattataatcgaagagtattcccttggtagataatgcggtcgacatttgattgtgaggaattctaagtcaggtgaacagaaggacttgagttcctgtatgttgttgtgatcacaccacgtctcgttaatcataaggcatacctaTACCCCGCCcatcttcttaccagaaagatggttgtttctgtcggcgtgatgtgtgaagaaaccagttggctgcaccgattccgttagcgtctctcgagtgagccatgtttctgtgaagctGTACTAATTCATTACTGCTATTCACAGTGTTGGCTACaatctcagaggtgtattcactGGCCAGTgggtttctgttgcaaaacgtacCCAGAGGTGAAAACTAGCAGACAGTGATAAGTGAATTTATATGTTTAAAGTAATGACTAAAGGATTCCACCCTGAAATCATAGAATTGTATGAAATGTGTTAGTAGTCATAATTTCATAATACGTGTGACTAGACCATTGTGATGCTGTGTAGTGGTGTGAGAGTTGAGAGAACAAAGGACAACAGGAAAGAGGTTCCTTCCAAGGTCCCTCTTATCTGGGGAGGAAAAGATCGGCAAGAAACTGCCAAGGCCGGTagtgataagtgtgtgtgtgtgtgtgtgtgtctgtgtgtgcgtagAGGGGGTTATAAAGGCTGTTCAAATTTTGGTTGACTTTAGAACACTCTCTGAATAAAGCTTACGAACCTTTTGCAGAAGctgagtctttgcctaattattattatACCCAGGGTCTTACAAACCTTGGGGATTGGTCAAAGCTTAAATAATTGTTTAGTTAtcatcattgggattgaaaattctcaTGACAGACAGATAGGGCTCAACCAGCACCTGTCCTTTTCCCCTCCTATTAAAATATGAACTCGCAGCTCAGTAGATGTTTTTAATTGTATGATTTACTTTGGTAATATTCCATAGAATTGGATAGTTAGCATTTTTCACATTTCATGTCAAAATCATGTTAAAGTAACTTTTAGACACTTTAGGATGATCTGGATATAAATCCACATTTTAATTTCGGGGTTATTGACTTGCAGTGGTTTTTGGACACAAATGCTAAAAACGTAGTGTTTTAAGACAGTGGACAGCTAGACAataccaaagcatggattgctgtcttaccttgtccatagattgcttacagggtaaggaaaccaatttAGGTGAACTATTCCTTTAAATACTCTTCTTTCCTGCATCATTGTCCTACTTCTCATCATGTTCACTTTCAGTTTCATTCTCAACATGCAAAATGCTACCATAATGCCAATgtggttaacaagaaatttgtgaagtggttgaaaaacaagttttaatgactccaacctaagtgtatgtaaacttccaattcaactgtatatgtatagAAATAAAGGATACACAAAGATGCCATTTGTTTTAATAAACATTACAGAAAAGTATTACATTTTAGatttgtttatatttacatgatttCATTAGAATATTTCAAAATAGATTATTTTAGGATGCACGACAATTTAAAATGTGGTTCATTTAAATATTTGTCAATGTGCATATCGTTTAATCCTTTTGCATTTGTTGAAAAGGAAACGGAAGATAAGCATGAAGTTTCAGGGGGTTGTAACTTTTTCAGTGAGCAAATGTACATACTCGACAGTCTGGTCCAAGAAACAATGCTGTAAAATCCTCAGGATTATAGTTCAGTGGATTACAGTAGAATATTACACTTTCATCAGAATGGCTGACAGGATGTCTGGAGGAGAAATGGCCTACACAGTGCTGGAGGTGCTGATCGCTGTTGCCTGCTGTCTGGGCAATGTGCTAGTGATCTGGGCAGTGTGGTTGAGCAGCTGTCTACGGCAGCCCACATTCTGCTTTTTGGTTTCTCTGGCTGTGGCAGACTTCCTTGTAGGTGCTGTGGCTGTGCCAGCGGCTATACTGGTAGATGGAAGAGTGCAGATCTCATTCAATGTCTGTCTCTTCATAAGCTGTGTGGAAATTTTGTTGACATTGGCCTCTGTACTGTTTCTACTAGCCATCTCCGTGGACCGATATCTACGAGTCTTCATCCCTCTCAGGTGAGCTGTCTTCTGACCTAAATACTGTAAATAGtctgtaattattgggacatCGAAgcattttttcttattttgtttgaaatcaaacaatgacGTCAACGTGCAGACTGTCAGCattcatttgagggtattttcatgaACCGTCTAGAAATTAAATcccttttgtacatagtccccatTTTAGGGAACTAAAAGTATTGGGACACATTCACTTATTTGTGTAATAAAGTAGtacaaatttgttggatgcatttgctgtttgttttggttgtgtttcagattattttgtgcccaatagaaatgaatggtagataatgttttgtgtcattttcaagttacttttattgtaaataagaatagaatatgtttctaagtacttctacattaatgtggacaCTACCATGATTACAATAATCCTGAAAAAATTGTGAATAAtgttgagtgagaaagttagacgcacaaatatcatacaccCAGGGTATTCTAACCTCTCACACAGttgcaattttagcatgtaaatcttggtggggaatttttttaataaaagtgggatgcatgcccaCAATGCCACTACACAACAAAACACTAAACAACAAATGAAATGCACGTTAATAACaatgacaaacggtgcccacaaactgttaaggcctacgtaaagctgtcccaacagcagagtcccaataTCTTATCACTGCttcacctggctatcagcggagccttgtctggctgTGAAACAGTTAATTCGGACTCATTTTActgtctttaaaaaaacatagctgatatggttgacaaatgtggtttctaatgactattgagatgtacaaactatggcataaggggacaacaagAGGATAAGCGGAAATCCATAATTTCAATTAATGCTCTGTAACACTCTcgctcatcattattcacaattcattcaggatgatCTGTGATCATGGCTGCATTCACATGAACATAGaactgtttagaaacatattctattcttaattacaatgaaaGTGACTCCAAAAAAGACACAATACATTGTAAGGGAATTTTAATGTTTGTGCCTTTCTGATAATTAAGTTATGTGTTCTATTCATGTACtgttctgtgttcatgcaagtgactgataaaaaaaatgtatttcaccttgatttaaccaggtaggctagttgagtacaagttctcatttccaactgcgacctggccaagataaagtgtaGCAATTCGACGCAtacaacaacgcagagttacacatggaataaacaaaacatagtcaataacacagtagaacaaaagaaaacaaaaagtctatatacagtgagtgcaaatgaggtaagataacagagttaaggcaataaataggccatggtggtgaagtaattacaatatagcaattaaaacactggaatggtagatgtgcagaagatgaatgtgcaagtagagatactggggtgcaaaggagcaagataaataaataaatacagtatggggatgaggtagttggatgggctatttacagatgggctctgtataggtgcagtgatctgtgagctgctctgacagctggtgcttaaagctagtgagggagatatgtgtctccagcttcagtgatttttgcagttcgttccagtcattggcagcagagaactggaaggaaaggcagccaaagtaggaattggctttgggggtgactagtgagatatacctgctggagcgtgtgctacaggtgggtgctgctatggtgaccagtgagctgagataaggtggggctttacctagcagacacttgtagataacctgtagccagtgggtttggcgacgagaatgaagcgagggccaaccaaagagagagtacaggtcgcaatggtgggtagtgtatggggctttggtgacaaaacggatggcactatgatagactgcatccagtttgttgagtagagtgttggaggctattttatagatgacatcatcgAAGTCGA
This is a stretch of genomic DNA from Oncorhynchus clarkii lewisi isolate Uvic-CL-2024 chromosome 17, UVic_Ocla_1.0, whole genome shotgun sequence. It encodes these proteins:
- the LOC139371373 gene encoding adenosine receptor A1-like codes for the protein MPGGDAVYTVLEVLIAVACCLGNVLVIWAVWSSSNLRQPTFCFLVSLAAADFLVGSVAVPLAVLVDGRVCTSFNVCLFISCVVIMLTMTSVMSLLAISVDRFLRVFIPLRYKRTVTERRSWVVVAICWFVAFMLSFPPMFGWYNRDTLSHSGNSTTIICRFLAVIPMSYLVYFVFLLCTLTPLLVMAVLYCYIFCSIQRNLREKVGSGAQSHTYFRKERSLARSLTLVLVLFAFCWLPLDIMNCVAYFGNPSEIPQQAFYVGILLSHGNSAVNPIVYAFSIHKIQEAYLRIWRKVFVCRGDRQGS